A genomic stretch from Arachis stenosperma cultivar V10309 chromosome 3, arast.V10309.gnm1.PFL2, whole genome shotgun sequence includes:
- the LOC130969124 gene encoding UDP-rhamnose/UDP-galactose transporter 6-like — translation MSTATKGDRKATLDAASWMFNVVSSVGIIIVNKALMANYGFSFATTLTGLHFITTTLLTSILKGMGYIQSTQLPISDLIKFVLFANFSIVGMNVSLMWNSVGFYQIAKLSMIPVSCLLEVVFDDVRYSRDTKLSICLVLLGVGVCTVTDVSVNMKGLIAAVVAVWSTALQQYYVHFLQRKYSLGSFNLLGHTAPAQAASLLLAGPFVDYWLTNKRVDAFNYGLASTLFIVLSCTIAVGVNLSQFICIGRFTAVTFQVLGHMKTILVLILGFVFFGKEGLNLHVVIGMLIAIVGMIWYGNASSQPGGKERRSHSLPTTTKTQDYSAVPVSSEPDEEA, via the exons ATGTCTACAGCAACCAAGGGTGATAGGAAGGCCACCCTTGACGCAGCATCATGGATGTTCAATGTGGTATCATCTGTGGGAATCATCATTGTGAATAAAGCTCTCATGGCTAACTATGGTTTCAGTTTTG CTACGACCTTAACTGGCCTCCATTTTATCACAACCACCTTGCTGACTTCCATTCTTAAGGGGATGGGATATATCCAGAGTACTCAACTTCCAATTTCTGATCTCATCAAGTTTGTGTTATTTGCTAATTTTTCCATTGTCGGAATGAATGTGAGTTTAATGTGGAACTCTGTTGGTTTCTATCAG ATCGCTAAGTTGAGTATGATTCCAGTATCTTGTTTGCTGGAAGTTGTCTTTGATGATGTGCGATATTCAAGGGACACAAAGCTAAGCATTTGTTTGGTACTCCTGGGTGTTGGTGTCTGTACTGTCACTGATGTGAGCGTCAATATGAAGGGCTTAATAGCTGCTGTGGTGGCAGTCTGGAGCACCGCACTTCAGCAGTAT TATGTGCATTTTCTACAGAGGAAGTACTCTCTTGGATCGTTTAATTTGTTGGGCCATACTGCACCAGCACAGGCCGCAAGTTTACTGTTAGCAGGTCCCTTTGTGGACTATTGGTTGACAAACAAACGAGTTGATGCTTTCAACTATGGTCTGGCATCTACT CTGTTCATCGTTCTGTCTTGCACTATCGCGGTAGGAGTAAACCTTAGTCAGTTCATCTGCATTGGCCGGTTTACTGCCGTAACATTCCAAGTCCTTGGCCATATGAAGACTATTCTAGTTCTTATCTTGGGATTTGTTTTCTTTGGAAAAGAAGGCCTCAATCTACATGTAGTTATAGGCATGCTCATTGCCATAGTTGGAATGATCTGGTACGGCAATGCATCTTCACAGCCAGGAGGGAAAGAGCGCCGCAGTCATTCCCTTCCTACCACTACCAAAACACAAGATTATAGTGCAGTTCCAGTATCAtctgaacctgatgaagaggcATAG